A single window of Nicotiana sylvestris chromosome 3, ASM39365v2, whole genome shotgun sequence DNA harbors:
- the LOC138888562 gene encoding uncharacterized protein, with amino-acid sequence MIVGGVDVPQRPIFKRTKVSITREKRTRSYVPEGILSFNDEEVEGISQPYNDALVISILLNKIQVKRVIVDPGSSANIIRSRVVEQLGLHDQIVPASRVLNGFNMARETTKREIILLVNVAGTIQDTKFHVIEGNMRYNALRWRPWIHNMRVVPSTLHQMMKFQIADGVKTVYGEQHDANEMFAVDEVTPIPVPSTSEKSSTKEKQTEK; translated from the coding sequence atgatcgttggcgGTGTCGATGTTCCACAAAGGCCTATATTCAAACgcaccaaggtgtcgatcaccagagaaaaacggaCTCGGAGTTATGTGCCCGAGGGCATCCTATCATTCAATGACGAGGAAGTGGAAGGCATATCTCAACCATATAATGacgccctggtaatttctattttgttaaataaaattcaagttaaacgtgttatagtggatccaggtagctcagcaaacataatcagatcaagggtcgtagagcagctcGGTCTACATGACCAAATTGTACCTGCATCTCGAgtcctaaatggcttcaacatggcaagagAAACAACAAAGAGGGAGATAATCCTACTAGTAAACGTGGCTGGGACCATCCAAgatacaaaattccatgtcatcgaaggcaaCATGAGATATAATGCACTACGCTggaggccatggatccacaacatgagggtagtaccttcaacccttcatcagatgatgaaattccAAATAGCAGATGGTGTGAAAACAGTTTACGGAGAACAACACGATGCAAAtgaaatgtttgcagtcgatGAGGTGACACCGATACCAGTGCCTTCGACCTCGGAAAAATCAAGCACTAAAGAAAAGCAGACagaaaaatag